A genome region from Alphaproteobacteria bacterium includes the following:
- the bamD gene encoding outer membrane protein assembly factor BamD, with amino-acid sequence MRFHLLGLALMASVAMPAIAQRAEPIDRRVERLEQQLRAVQRRVFPSGNVEPEIAPGSVQGSGFGASGDALSSLSARVDALEAQLRSLTSQVEESNYRTRQFEDQIARLRTDLNGRIERLESAPRAAAEPAPPPRVREQPAAPAEAEAPPAPAPARTADDAEEAYNVGYRLWSAHRYAEAAGALGDAATRFPNSRWASWARNLQGRSYLDDNKPATAARILLANYQDNPRGERAPDSLYYLGQALTRLDRRAEACRVYDELASVYPDMRDTIRSRLPEARTAARCAAPTRN; translated from the coding sequence ATGCGTTTCCATCTTCTCGGGCTGGCCCTGATGGCCTCGGTCGCAATGCCCGCCATCGCCCAGCGGGCGGAGCCGATCGATCGCCGCGTCGAGCGGCTGGAACAGCAATTGCGGGCAGTTCAGCGGCGAGTCTTCCCAAGCGGGAACGTCGAGCCGGAAATCGCCCCGGGCTCGGTGCAGGGCTCCGGCTTCGGCGCCTCGGGCGACGCGCTTTCGAGCCTTAGCGCCCGGGTCGACGCGCTCGAGGCGCAGCTTCGCTCGCTGACCAGCCAAGTGGAGGAGTCCAATTATCGCACGCGCCAGTTCGAGGACCAGATCGCGCGGCTGAGGACCGACCTGAACGGGCGGATCGAGCGGCTCGAAAGCGCACCGCGCGCCGCCGCCGAGCCGGCGCCGCCGCCGCGGGTGCGAGAGCAGCCGGCCGCCCCGGCCGAGGCGGAAGCGCCTCCCGCTCCGGCGCCGGCAAGGACCGCCGACGACGCCGAGGAAGCCTATAATGTCGGCTACCGGCTGTGGAGCGCACATCGCTACGCCGAAGCGGCCGGAGCGCTCGGCGACGCCGCCACCCGCTTCCCCAACAGCCGCTGGGCGAGCTGGGCGCGCAACCTTCAGGGCCGCTCCTATCTCGACGACAACAAGCCGGCCACGGCGGCGCGAATCCTGCTCGCCAATTACCAGGACAATCCGCGCGGCGAGCGGGCGCCCGACAGCCTCTATTATCTCGGCCAGGCGCTGACACGGCTCGACCGGCGCGCCGAGGCCTGCCGGGTCTATGACGAGCTGGCCTCGGTCTATCCCGACATGCGCGACACGATCCGATCGCGCCTGCCCGAAGCGCGCACCGCCGCGCGCTGCGCTGCGCCGACCAGGAACTGA
- a CDS encoding twin-arginine translocation signal domain-containing protein: protein MKPTRKLNRRSFLATVAGGVAAAGAIGVIATDEAQAAQSGCSDSDSGPNSDPGGNGRSCGGRRGSCSDSDSGPNSDRAGAGRSCGGGRRTTGCTDSDTGRNSDPAGNGRCRRRRTGCTDSDTGRNSDPAGNGRCVRRRSCSDSDSGRYADPASRGRHC, encoded by the coding sequence ATGAAACCGACACGCAAACTGAACCGCCGTTCCTTCCTTGCCACCGTCGCCGGGGGCGTCGCCGCCGCGGGGGCGATCGGCGTCATCGCCACCGACGAGGCGCAGGCGGCCCAATCGGGCTGCAGCGATTCCGACAGCGGCCCCAATTCCGATCCCGGCGGCAACGGCCGCAGCTGCGGCGGGCGTCGCGGTAGCTGCAGCGATTCCGACAGCGGCCCCAATTCCGATCGGGCCGGCGCCGGCCGCAGCTGCGGCGGCGGCCGCCGGACCACCGGCTGCACCGATTCCGATACCGGCCGCAACTCGGATCCGGCGGGCAACGGCCGCTGCCGCCGCCGCCGTACCGGCTGCACCGATTCGGACACCGGGCGCAATTCGGATCCTGCCGGCAACGGACGCTGCGTGCGCCGCCGGTCCTGTTCCGATTCGGACAGCGGGCGCTACGCCGATCCGGCGAGCCGCGGCCGCCACTGCTAA
- a CDS encoding methyltransferase domain-containing protein yields the protein MTAADSAFSGSIPALYHERLGPLLFEPYAWDMARRVATLEPARILETAAGTGIVTGALMREAGKAEIVATDLNQAMIDVAAGRLMSWRVTFRAADAQALPFEDESFDAVVCQFGAMFFPDRIAAYREAKRVLKPGGRFLFNVWDRIDRNPVSSAVSAAVAALFPSDPPSFLRRVPFGYHDKAAIEADLRSAGYDDVSAETVEKTSVVNARAAAIGLCAGSPLRAEIEERDPARLEEAIDAAAASLVHLDGGEAPMSAHVFSAG from the coding sequence ATGACCGCCGCCGACAGCGCCTTTTCCGGCTCGATTCCCGCTCTCTATCACGAGCGCCTCGGGCCGCTGCTGTTCGAGCCCTATGCCTGGGATATGGCCAGGCGCGTCGCCACTCTTGAACCGGCGCGGATCCTCGAAACCGCCGCCGGGACCGGCATCGTCACCGGGGCGCTGATGCGCGAGGCGGGCAAGGCCGAGATCGTCGCCACCGATCTCAACCAGGCGATGATCGACGTCGCCGCCGGGCGGCTGATGTCGTGGCGGGTCACCTTCCGGGCCGCCGACGCCCAGGCCTTACCCTTCGAGGATGAGAGCTTCGACGCCGTGGTCTGCCAGTTCGGCGCGATGTTCTTCCCGGACCGGATCGCCGCCTATCGCGAGGCGAAAAGGGTGCTGAAGCCCGGCGGCCGCTTTCTGTTCAACGTCTGGGACCGGATCGACCGCAACCCGGTCAGCTCCGCCGTCTCCGCCGCCGTCGCCGCTCTGTTTCCAAGCGACCCGCCAAGCTTCCTCCGCCGCGTGCCTTTCGGCTATCACGACAAGGCGGCGATCGAGGCCGATCTGCGCAGCGCTGGCTACGACGACGTTTCCGCAGAGACCGTCGAGAAGACGAGCGTGGTGAACGCCCGGGCCGCCGCCATCGGCCTGTGCGCGGGCTCCCCGCTCCGCGCCGAGATCGAGGAGCGCGACCCCGCCCGGCTCGAGGAGGCGATCGATGCCGCCGCCGCCAGCCTCGTCCACCTGGACGGCGGGGAAGCGCCGATGTCGGCGCACGTCTTCAGCGCCGGATAA
- a CDS encoding 2-nitropropane dioxygenase, giving the protein MKRGADFLGCDYAVLGGAMSWISERNLVSALSNAGAFGVIACGAMTPDLLDTEIAETKKRTDRPFGVNLITMHPMISELIDVCARHEVTHVVLAGGLPPPGAIDRIKGNGAKLICFAPALALAKKLIRSGVDALVIEGMEAGGHIGPVSTSVLAQEILPPLSAEVPIFVAGGIGHGGLIAGYLEMGAAGVQLGTRFVCATECIAHPNFKKAFIRASARDAITSVQIDPRLPVIPVRALKNREMESFAAKQREVAQLLDEQKVEMMEAQLQIEHYWAGALRRAVIEGDVETGSVMAGQSVGMVKEEASVAAILAQLMDEAAHALERRSA; this is encoded by the coding sequence ATGAAGCGCGGCGCCGATTTCCTCGGCTGCGATTATGCGGTGCTCGGCGGGGCGATGAGCTGGATTTCGGAGCGCAACCTCGTCTCCGCGCTCAGCAACGCCGGCGCGTTCGGGGTGATCGCCTGCGGGGCGATGACGCCGGACCTGCTCGACACCGAGATCGCAGAGACGAAGAAGCGCACCGACCGCCCGTTCGGCGTCAATCTCATTACCATGCACCCCATGATTTCCGAGCTGATCGACGTCTGCGCGAGGCACGAGGTTACTCACGTCGTCCTAGCCGGCGGCTTGCCGCCGCCAGGCGCGATCGACCGGATCAAGGGCAATGGCGCCAAGCTGATCTGCTTCGCGCCCGCGCTCGCGCTCGCGAAAAAGCTGATCCGCTCGGGCGTCGACGCGCTGGTGATCGAGGGGATGGAGGCGGGCGGCCATATCGGCCCGGTCTCGACCTCGGTGCTCGCCCAGGAGATCCTGCCGCCGCTCAGCGCGGAGGTGCCGATCTTCGTCGCCGGCGGGATCGGCCATGGCGGGCTGATCGCCGGCTATCTCGAGATGGGCGCGGCCGGCGTTCAGCTCGGCACGCGCTTCGTCTGCGCCACCGAGTGCATCGCCCATCCGAACTTCAAGAAGGCCTTCATCCGCGCCTCGGCGCGCGACGCGATCACCTCCGTCCAGATCGATCCGCGCCTGCCGGTGATTCCGGTCCGGGCGCTCAAGAACCGGGAGATGGAAAGCTTCGCCGCCAAGCAGCGCGAGGTCGCGCAATTGCTCGATGAGCAGAAGGTGGAGATGATGGAGGCCCAGCTCCAGATCGAGCATTATTGGGCCGGCGCCCTGCGCCGCGCGGTGATCGAGGGCGACGTGGAGACAGGATCGGTCATGGCCGGCCAGTCCGTCGGCATGGTGAAGGAGGAGGCGAGCGTCGCCGCCATCCTCGCCCAGCTGATGGACGAAGCCGCCCACGCGCTGGAGCGACGCTCGGCCTAA
- a CDS encoding aspartate kinase, protein MPRIVMKFGGTSMAGIERIRHVAGLVKREVESGNQAAVVVSAMAGETDRLVQLCREAASLYDPREYDVVVASGEQVTSGLLAITLQGMGLNAKSYMGWQLPIRASGHAAALIDHIDAEILESVFAQGGIAVIPGFQGVTAEGDLATLGRGGSDTSAVALAAAMKADRCDIYTDVDGVYTTDPRIVPRARKLDMVTYEEMLELASVGAKVLQTRSVGLAMRYNMPLQVLSSFEDLPGTMIVGDDEIEDGLMERNVITGIAHDKNEAMVTLTGLPDKAGTVAAIFAPLADANINVDMIVQSVPRKGEPSTLTFTVPNASLAHAVAALDEAKAGIGFSELITDTDVVKVSAVGVGMRSNAGIAAKMFETLGNRGINILAITTSEIKVSVLIPEDYTELAVRVLHTAFGLDAEDAA, encoded by the coding sequence ATGCCTCGCATCGTGATGAAGTTCGGCGGCACCTCGATGGCGGGCATCGAGCGGATCCGCCACGTCGCGGGGCTGGTGAAGCGGGAGGTGGAGTCCGGCAACCAGGCCGCCGTCGTGGTCTCGGCGATGGCCGGCGAGACCGACCGGCTGGTCCAGCTGTGCCGCGAGGCGGCCTCGCTCTACGATCCGCGCGAATATGACGTCGTCGTCGCGTCGGGCGAGCAGGTGACGAGCGGCCTGCTCGCCATCACCCTACAGGGCATGGGGCTCAACGCGAAATCCTATATGGGCTGGCAGCTTCCGATCCGGGCCAGCGGCCACGCCGCCGCCTTGATCGACCATATCGACGCGGAGATCCTCGAAAGCGTGTTCGCGCAGGGCGGGATCGCAGTCATTCCCGGCTTTCAGGGAGTCACCGCCGAGGGCGACCTCGCCACGCTCGGTCGAGGCGGATCGGACACTTCGGCGGTCGCTCTGGCCGCGGCGATGAAGGCCGACCGCTGCGACATCTACACCGACGTCGACGGCGTCTATACCACCGATCCGCGGATCGTGCCGCGCGCCCGCAAGCTCGATATGGTCACCTACGAGGAGATGCTCGAGCTCGCCTCGGTCGGCGCCAAGGTGCTTCAGACGCGCTCGGTCGGGCTCGCCATGCGCTACAACATGCCGCTCCAGGTCCTCTCCTCGTTCGAGGACCTGCCCGGCACCATGATCGTCGGCGACGACGAGATCGAGGACGGCCTTATGGAACGCAACGTCATCACCGGCATCGCCCACGACAAGAACGAGGCGATGGTCACCCTGACCGGCCTGCCGGACAAGGCGGGGACGGTCGCCGCGATCTTCGCTCCGCTGGCGGACGCGAACATCAACGTCGACATGATCGTCCAGAGCGTGCCGCGCAAGGGCGAGCCGAGCACCTTGACCTTTACGGTCCCGAACGCGTCGCTGGCTCATGCGGTGGCCGCGCTCGACGAGGCGAAGGCGGGGATCGGCTTTTCCGAGCTCATCACCGATACCGACGTGGTGAAGGTCAGCGCGGTCGGCGTCGGCATGCGCTCCAACGCGGGGATCGCGGCGAAGATGTTCGAGACGCTGGGGAATCGCGGAATCAACATCCTCGCCATCACCACCTCGGAGATCAAGGTCTCGGTGCTGATCCCCGAGGATTATACCGAGCTCGCCGTGCGCGTGCTCCACACCGCCTTCGGGCTCGACGCGGAGGATGCGGCGTGA
- the tilS gene encoding tRNA lysidine(34) synthetase TilS: MADPDAAATARFRADLDRLGLGAARPFGVAVSGGPDSLALLLLANAAFPGLIHAATVDHGLRAESADEAETVAAICARMGVPHAILSAGMVATSNVQAAARARRYDLLAWWAEENGLACILTAHHLDDQAETLLMRLLRGSGLAGLAGIRARQDRPVPVLRPLLGWRRAELEVIVLAAGIEPVRDPSNADDRYDRARLRKRLAETGWIDPAPLARSAAVLAEAEEALGWVEHMLWQERVAAAGDGFSLDPIGLPAELRRRLVLGVLAAIGGPAPRGDEVARLIATLEAGGTATLSGTKCVGGARWRFAPAPPRR; the protein is encoded by the coding sequence ATGGCCGATCCCGACGCCGCCGCGACTGCCCGCTTCCGCGCCGATCTCGATCGCCTCGGCCTCGGCGCGGCGCGGCCTTTCGGCGTGGCGGTATCAGGCGGGCCGGACAGCCTCGCCCTGCTTCTGCTCGCCAACGCCGCCTTTCCCGGGCTGATCCATGCCGCCACGGTCGATCACGGGCTAAGGGCCGAGAGCGCGGACGAGGCGGAGACCGTCGCCGCCATCTGCGCGCGCATGGGCGTCCCGCACGCGATCCTGTCGGCGGGGATGGTCGCGACGTCCAACGTCCAGGCCGCGGCGCGCGCGAGGCGCTACGACCTGCTGGCCTGGTGGGCCGAAGAGAACGGTCTCGCCTGCATCCTCACCGCCCATCATCTCGACGACCAGGCCGAGACCCTGCTGATGCGGCTGCTTCGCGGCTCCGGCCTCGCCGGGCTGGCCGGCATCCGCGCCAGGCAAGACCGGCCCGTCCCCGTGCTTCGCCCGTTGCTCGGCTGGCGGCGCGCCGAGCTTGAAGTGATCGTCCTGGCGGCCGGCATCGAGCCGGTCCGCGATCCGAGCAACGCGGACGACAGGTACGACCGCGCCCGCCTTCGCAAGCGCCTTGCCGAGACCGGCTGGATCGATCCGGCCCCGCTCGCGCGAAGCGCCGCCGTTCTGGCCGAGGCCGAGGAAGCGCTCGGCTGGGTCGAGCACATGCTTTGGCAGGAGCGCGTCGCCGCCGCCGGCGACGGCTTCAGCCTCGACCCGATCGGCCTCCCTGCCGAGCTCAGGCGGCGGCTGGTGCTTGGCGTGCTTGCGGCGATCGGCGGCCCGGCGCCGCGCGGCGACGAGGTCGCGCGGCTGATCGCCACGCTCGAGGCCGGCGGCACGGCGACGCTTTCCGGGACGAAATGCGTCGGCGGGGCGCGCTGGCGGTTCGCGCCCGCCCCGCCGCGCCGCTGA
- the ubiG gene encoding bifunctional 2-polyprenyl-6-hydroxyphenol methylase/3-demethylubiquinol 3-O-methyltransferase UbiG, with protein MAHASSSIDPREAAHFGALAADWWDPRGSSAMLHKLGPVRLKYIREQIDHHWQTDEHDLKPLAGKRAADIGCGAGLLAEPLARLGAQVTGIDAAPENIAVAREHALGQGLEIDYRAGGVEALDGRFDLVTSLEVIEHVADPAAFVGRLAAAVAEGGLLILSTPNRTRWSRLLLVGVAEATGRIPRGTHDWDKFITPEELKAMVAGAGLEVADVTGLGFSLTRGFTLGEDCSLNYLLTAKRP; from the coding sequence ATGGCCCATGCAAGCAGCTCCATCGACCCCAGGGAGGCCGCCCATTTCGGCGCGCTCGCCGCCGATTGGTGGGATCCGCGCGGAAGCTCGGCGATGCTGCACAAGCTGGGTCCGGTGCGGCTCAAATATATCCGCGAGCAGATCGATCATCACTGGCAGACCGACGAGCACGACCTCAAGCCGCTCGCCGGCAAGCGCGCGGCGGACATCGGCTGCGGCGCCGGCCTTCTTGCCGAGCCGCTGGCAAGGCTGGGGGCGCAGGTCACCGGGATCGACGCGGCGCCCGAGAACATCGCGGTCGCACGGGAACATGCGCTCGGGCAGGGGCTGGAGATCGACTATCGCGCCGGGGGCGTGGAGGCGCTGGACGGGCGGTTCGATCTCGTCACGTCGCTCGAAGTGATCGAGCATGTCGCCGATCCGGCGGCGTTCGTCGGCCGGCTGGCGGCGGCGGTGGCGGAGGGCGGCCTGCTGATCCTCTCGACTCCGAACCGCACCCGCTGGTCGCGCCTGCTGCTGGTGGGCGTCGCCGAGGCCACCGGGCGGATCCCGCGGGGCACGCACGATTGGGACAAGTTCATCACGCCCGAGGAGCTGAAGGCCATGGTCGCCGGAGCCGGGCTGGAGGTGGCCGACGTCACCGGCCTCGGCTTCAGCCTCACGCGCGGCTTCACCCTCGGCGAGGATTGCTCGCTCAACTACCTGCTGACGGCGAAGCGCCCCTGA
- a CDS encoding M20 family metallopeptidase, with protein MAAAVDRDADRTIALLERLVNRNSGSLNLEGVAAVGEMMRGELEPLGFTVRWVDMRETGRAGHIVATHAGRGRNVLLIGHLDTVFEPESPFQHFTREGNRATGPGVGDDKGGLAVIVAALRAMHAAGTLRDANVTIVLTGDEERPGSPIAVARRDLIAAGRVADFALEYENLATEEGRDFGTVARRSSTSWTLTAHGRTGHSSGVCSADLGCGAIYEIARILDSFRRELAEPNLTYNVGVIGGGTPAAIDTDGFRVTASGKTNIIAETAIARGDIRALTPEQDARVRAAMQAIVARHLPATSAELVFAEDGYPPMAPTAGNRAILTRLNAVNRDLGLPEMAEYDPARRGAADSSFVAGDADTLAGLGAEGDRAHAEGESIALDGLIRQAKRSALLITRLTRER; from the coding sequence CGGCTGGTGAACCGCAACAGCGGGAGTCTGAACCTGGAAGGTGTCGCCGCGGTCGGCGAGATGATGCGCGGAGAGCTGGAGCCGCTCGGCTTTACGGTCCGCTGGGTCGACATGCGCGAAACCGGCCGCGCCGGGCATATCGTGGCGACCCATGCCGGGCGCGGGCGCAACGTGCTTCTGATCGGCCATCTCGACACCGTATTCGAACCGGAGAGCCCGTTCCAGCATTTCACCCGCGAGGGCAATCGCGCCACCGGCCCGGGAGTCGGCGACGACAAAGGCGGGCTCGCGGTGATCGTCGCCGCGCTTCGCGCGATGCACGCGGCGGGGACGCTGCGCGATGCCAACGTCACGATCGTTCTGACCGGCGACGAGGAGCGGCCGGGATCGCCTATCGCGGTCGCCCGGCGCGACCTGATCGCCGCCGGGCGGGTCGCGGACTTCGCCCTGGAATATGAGAATCTGGCCACCGAGGAGGGCCGCGATTTCGGGACGGTGGCGCGCCGCAGCTCGACCAGCTGGACGCTCACCGCGCATGGACGCACCGGCCACAGCTCCGGTGTCTGCAGCGCCGATCTCGGCTGCGGCGCGATCTACGAGATTGCGCGAATCCTCGATTCCTTCCGCCGCGAGCTGGCCGAGCCCAACCTCACCTACAATGTCGGGGTGATCGGCGGCGGCACGCCGGCCGCGATCGATACCGACGGCTTTCGAGTCACCGCCTCGGGCAAGACCAACATCATCGCGGAGACGGCGATCGCGCGGGGAGACATACGCGCGCTGACGCCCGAGCAGGACGCGCGGGTGCGCGCGGCGATGCAGGCGATCGTCGCCCGCCACCTGCCCGCCACCTCGGCCGAGCTGGTCTTCGCCGAGGACGGCTATCCGCCGATGGCGCCGACCGCAGGCAACCGCGCCATCCTGACCCGCCTCAACGCGGTCAACCGCGATCTCGGCCTCCCGGAGATGGCCGAATACGATCCGGCCCGCCGGGGAGCGGCCGATTCAAGCTTCGTCGCGGGAGACGCCGATACTCTGGCCGGGCTCGGCGCGGAGGGCGACAGGGCTCATGCGGAAGGAGAATCGATCGCGCTCGACGGCCTGATCCGCCAAGCCAAACGCTCGGCCCTGCTGATCACCCGGCTGACCCGGGAACGCTGA
- the ptsP gene encoding phosphoenolpyruvate--protein phosphotransferase: protein MATATSAASAREILTGLHDVMASKLGAQGKLNKVVRIIAEAMASEVCSIYLLRDGLLELFATVGLNQEAVHVTRLAPGEGLVGTIAREVEILNLDEAASHPEFAYRPETGEELFHSFAGVPIIRKERAIGVLAVQHAEPRAYDELEIEALQTVAMVLSELISNAGLADKATSAADQARDDGMARLDGLKLVTGMGEGVAVYHQPRILIEHTVAEDIEAERRRVYSAFAKMREQIDAMMGQAEFGTVGEHQEVLATYKMFAYDEGWSRRINEAIDSGLTAEAAIERVRQRTAQRMRQIDDPLLQDRMHDLDDLANRLLRIVSGQLGTAAKAGMPQDAILIARNLGPAELLEYDRRKLKGVILEEGSLTAHVTIVARAMGVPMIGRVRGVRQQIAEGDFVLLDGGEAIAFARPTPAIQEAFDTKLAASKKRSAEFFAVKDKPPVTRDGERIQVMVNAGLRDDVAHLGATGADGIGLFRTEFQFLVSATLPKREAQQRLYKAVLDAAGGKPVVFRTVDVGGDKSLPYLDTNPENEENPAMGWRALRLALDRDTLMKAQARALLEAAAGRELRVMFPMVSEPWEFDAAKAIVEEQKAWLAARRKALPKKILYGAMLEVPSLAEVLDLLLPRLDFLSVGTNDLTQFLFAADRSNPRLAERYDWLSPAILRFLKRVVKIADKAGVPLGVCGEMGGRPLEALALIGIGVSRLSITPVAVGPIKAMIRSLDARAARAQLDRLLKTPPPNMRAALGEWAEKHGVSIG, encoded by the coding sequence ATGGCCACCGCCACCTCCGCCGCCTCCGCCCGCGAGATTCTGACCGGGCTGCACGACGTTATGGCGTCGAAGCTCGGCGCTCAGGGCAAGCTGAACAAGGTCGTCCGGATCATCGCCGAGGCCATGGCCAGCGAGGTCTGCTCGATCTACCTGCTGCGCGACGGGCTGCTCGAATTGTTCGCCACGGTCGGCCTCAACCAGGAGGCGGTCCACGTCACCCGGCTCGCGCCCGGCGAGGGGCTGGTCGGAACCATCGCCCGCGAGGTCGAGATCCTCAACCTCGACGAGGCCGCGAGCCACCCCGAATTCGCCTACCGGCCCGAGACCGGCGAGGAGCTGTTCCACAGCTTCGCCGGCGTTCCGATCATCCGCAAGGAGCGGGCGATCGGGGTTCTCGCGGTCCAGCATGCCGAGCCGCGCGCTTATGACGAACTCGAGATCGAGGCGCTGCAGACGGTGGCGATGGTCCTTTCGGAGCTGATCTCCAACGCCGGCCTCGCCGACAAGGCCACGTCGGCCGCCGACCAGGCCCGCGACGACGGCATGGCCCGCCTCGACGGGCTCAAGCTGGTGACCGGAATGGGCGAGGGGGTGGCCGTCTATCACCAGCCGCGAATCCTGATCGAGCATACGGTCGCCGAGGATATCGAGGCCGAGCGGAGGCGGGTCTATTCGGCCTTCGCCAAGATGCGCGAGCAGATCGACGCGATGATGGGCCAGGCCGAGTTCGGCACCGTCGGCGAGCATCAGGAGGTGCTCGCGACCTACAAGATGTTCGCCTATGACGAGGGCTGGTCGCGGCGGATCAACGAGGCGATCGATTCCGGGCTTACGGCCGAGGCGGCGATCGAGCGCGTACGCCAGCGCACGGCCCAGCGCATGCGCCAGATCGACGATCCCCTGCTCCAGGACCGGATGCACGACCTCGACGATCTCGCCAACCGGCTCCTGCGCATCGTCTCCGGCCAGCTCGGCACCGCCGCCAAGGCCGGAATGCCGCAGGACGCGATCCTGATCGCCCGCAATCTGGGGCCCGCGGAGTTGCTCGAATATGACCGGCGCAAGCTGAAGGGCGTGATCCTCGAGGAAGGATCGCTGACGGCGCATGTGACGATCGTCGCCCGTGCGATGGGCGTGCCGATGATCGGGCGCGTGCGCGGCGTTCGCCAGCAGATCGCGGAAGGCGATTTCGTCCTGCTCGACGGCGGCGAGGCGATCGCCTTCGCCCGGCCTACGCCGGCGATCCAGGAGGCGTTCGACACCAAGCTCGCCGCCTCGAAGAAGCGAAGCGCCGAATTCTTCGCGGTCAAGGACAAGCCGCCGGTGACCCGCGACGGCGAGCGAATCCAGGTGATGGTCAATGCCGGCCTTCGCGACGACGTCGCCCATCTCGGCGCGACCGGCGCCGATGGGATCGGCCTGTTCCGCACCGAATTCCAGTTCCTCGTTTCCGCCACCTTGCCCAAGCGCGAAGCGCAGCAGCGGCTTTACAAGGCCGTGCTCGACGCCGCGGGGGGCAAGCCGGTCGTCTTCAGGACGGTCGACGTCGGCGGCGACAAGAGCCTGCCCTATCTCGACACCAATCCCGAAAATGAGGAAAATCCGGCGATGGGCTGGCGGGCGCTGCGCCTGGCGCTCGACCGCGACACTTTGATGAAGGCCCAGGCCCGCGCCCTTCTGGAGGCGGCCGCCGGGCGTGAGCTCCGGGTCATGTTCCCGATGGTCTCCGAGCCCTGGGAGTTCGACGCGGCCAAGGCGATCGTCGAGGAGCAGAAGGCCTGGCTCGCGGCGCGCAGGAAGGCGCTGCCGAAGAAGATCCTCTACGGCGCGATGCTCGAAGTGCCCTCGCTCGCCGAGGTGCTCGACCTGCTGCTGCCGAGGCTCGATTTCCTCTCGGTCGGCACCAACGACCTCACCCAGTTCCTGTTCGCCGCCGACCGCTCCAACCCGCGCCTCGCCGAGCGCTACGATTGGCTTTCGCCGGCGATCCTGCGCTTCCTCAAGCGCGTGGTGAAGATCGCGGACAAGGCCGGCGTGCCGCTCGGCGTCTGCGGCGAGATGGGCGGGCGCCCGCTCGAAGCGCTGGCGTTGATCGGAATCGGAGTGTCGCGCCTGTCGATCACCCCCGTCGCGGTCGGTCCGATCAAGGCGATGATCCGCTCGCTCGACGCCAGGGCTGCCCGCGCCCAGCTCGATCGCCTGCTGAAGACTCCGCCTCCCAACATGCGCGCGGCGCTCGGCGAATGGGCGGAAAAGCACGGCGTGTCGATTGGCTAG
- a CDS encoding helix-turn-helix domain-containing protein has protein sequence MRQGGMSDQDDNQANEFVTLGERLRLAREAKGMSLDDVASRTRIPIRHLQNIEREDWDALPAATYAVGFTRNYANAIGLDGAALARELRDRIGTPTHRAAAPVYYEAADPARVPPRWLALIAVVLAVVLIGGYLMWRSSLDSGPEAITVAEAPPEAPAPAAPAAPAPASPQALAGQPVSLVATGEVWLRITEGPGGAVIYSGSLAAGNRYQIPPTAQRPTLRTGRPQNLHANVGAQDLGPLEASEHTVDNVSLRAEDLAARPRVGGPAPATPPAQ, from the coding sequence ATGAGACAGGGCGGGATGAGCGACCAGGACGACAATCAGGCGAACGAGTTCGTCACCCTCGGCGAGCGGTTGAGGCTCGCGCGCGAAGCGAAAGGGATGAGCCTCGACGACGTCGCCAGCCGCACGCGGATCCCGATCCGTCACCTGCAGAATATCGAGCGCGAGGATTGGGACGCGCTGCCCGCGGCCACCTATGCGGTCGGCTTCACCCGCAATTACGCCAATGCGATCGGTCTCGACGGCGCGGCGCTGGCGCGCGAGCTTCGCGACCGGATCGGAACGCCGACCCACCGCGCCGCGGCGCCGGTCTATTACGAAGCGGCCGATCCGGCCCGGGTGCCGCCGCGCTGGCTCGCGCTGATCGCTGTAGTCCTCGCCGTCGTCCTGATCGGCGGCTACCTGATGTGGCGCAGCAGCCTCGACAGCGGGCCGGAGGCCATAACCGTGGCGGAAGCGCCGCCAGAGGCCCCGGCGCCCGCCGCCCCGGCCGCGCCGGCGCCAGCCTCGCCCCAAGCGCTCGCGGGCCAGCCCGTGAGCCTCGTCGCGACCGGCGAGGTCTGGCTTCGGATCACCGAAGGCCCCGGAGGCGCGGTGATCTATTCCGGATCGCTCGCCGCCGGCAATCGCTACCAGATCCCGCCGACGGCGCAGCGGCCGACGCTGCGCACCGGCCGGCCGCAGAACCTCCACGCCAATGTCGGCGCGCAGGACCTGGGTCCGCTCGAGGCGAGTGAGCATACGGTCGACAATGTCAGCCTGCGCGCCGAGGACCTCGCCGCCCGGCCGCGCGTCGGAGGCCCGGCCCCCGCGACGCCTCCGGCTCAGTAA